GCTCCCGCTTGCTTCCTTTATACCAATAATATTATCAATCTTTGAAAGTTCAGCAACTGTTTGAGGCAAAATGCTTATGCCTGTTCTTGAAGGCACATTATACAGTATGATAGGGATATCCACTGCCTTTGCTATCTTCTCATAATGCAAGTACTGTCCACCAGGAGTTGGTTTATTATAGTATGGAGTAATCAGTAGGGCTCCATCTGCTCCAGCTCCTTTGGCGGATCTTGTAAGCGCTAGAGCTTCTTCAGTGCTATTTGAACCCGTTCCGGCAATTACAGGAACTCTCTTATTAACAATATCAATAACTAATTTTATCATGTATTCCTGTTCTTTGTGAGTAAGCGTAGCCGCCTCTCCCGTACATCCGCATGGAAGAATCGCGCTTGTGCCCTCTGAAATATGAAACTCAATAAGTTCTGATAATCTCTGTTCGTCAATCTTATCATCTTTAAATGGCGTAACTATTGCAACTATTGACCCTTCAAACATGTTCTCTCCTCCGCTATAATTATACCTCTAACTTGAATATTATTTCTGTATATCCTATTCCAATTCTGTCATTATGTCTAAGACGATGTCTCTTTATCTTTATAGCGTTAACCCTGGTTCCTCCCTTACTAACCAAATCATAG
This genomic stretch from bacterium harbors:
- the dapA gene encoding 4-hydroxy-tetrahydrodipicolinate synthase: MFEGSIVAIVTPFKDDKIDEQRLSELIEFHISEGTSAILPCGCTGEAATLTHKEQEYMIKLVIDIVNKRVPVIAGTGSNSTEEALALTRSAKGAGADGALLITPYYNKPTPGGQYLHYEKIAKAVDIPIILYNVPSRTGISILPQTVAELSKIDNIIGIKEASGSLDQVSDIINLCDITVLSGDDALTLPMMALGAKGVISVAANVVPKHVARMVKSFLNGNLEESRKIHFNLFPLFKALFYETNPIPVKTALGMMGKISPQLRLPLCEMKKENAERLRGVLIDIGVLS